The DNA region GCCGGCAGGCGAGCGGGCGACCAGCGCTGCATCCGCCGCCACGGAGCCGGGCGCTGCGTGCGCATCGGCGCCCGCGGCCGGTTCATCGAACAGCAGCCGGTGGATGCGCTGGGCCGTGGCCTGGAACGCGGTGCCGCCCAGGCTGTGCAGGCCGAACTGGTGGCTGTTGATCTCCGCCCGCAGGCGCCCGGGGTGCGGTGACAGGATGGCGATGCGGTTGCCCACCACCAGCGCCTCTTCGATGGAGTGGGTGACGAAGATCAGCGTGAAGCGGAACTCGTCCCACAGCGCCAGCAGTTCCTCCTGCATGCGCCGGCGCGTCAGGGCGTCCAGCGCGGCAAACGGCTCGTCCATCAGCAGTACGCGCGGCTGCATGGCCAGCGCGCGGGCGATGGCCACGCGCTGCTTCATGCCGCCCGAGAGCTGGTGCGGGTGCACGTCGGCGAACTTCGTGAGCCCCACCTTGTCGAGATAGAGCGCCGCGCGCTCGGCCGCCTCGGCCCGGCCCACCTGGCGGGAGGCCAGCAGCGGGAACATGACGTTCTCGCGCACCGTCTTCCACGGCGGCAGCTGGTCGAACTCTTGGAACACGACGACGCGGTCGGGCCCCGGCCGCGTGACGGCCTGGCCGCCCAGCAGGATGCGCCCTTCGGTGGGCGCGATGAAGCCGGCAATGGACTTGAGCAAGGTGGATTTGCCGCACCCCGAGGCGCCCAGCAGCACGAAGCGGTCGGCGCCATGCACGTCGAACGCCACCCGGTGCGTGGCGCGCACCACGCGCTCGTGCGTGCGGTAGTCGATGCTGACGCCGTCCACCCGCAGCAGCGGCGCGCCCAGGGCGGGCGCCGCTGCGGCAGCCTCCTGTTGGCCCGACGGCACGGTGCCGGCATGGCCCTCGCGGGGCGCGCCGGTCCACAGCGCCGGGCCGCCGACCTCGTCCTCCACTTGCTCCAGCAGGGCGCGGTGCCAGGGGCTGGAGCGCAGCGCCGGCACCTCGGACACCGCGCGTGCGTCAGCTGCCGCCATCGCCGTGCGCCTCGGCAAAGAAGTAGTCCTTCCACGAAGCGGCCTGGTTCTTGAGCACGCCGATCTTGTGCAGCTCCTGCGCGTAGACGAAGGTGCGGTGCGGCACGATGGTGAAGTCGTTCTCGGGGTCTTCGACGATCTTGCGCACGAACTCGGGCGACAGCTTGGACTTCTGCACCCGGATGAAAGTGTCTGCCGCCTGCGCCTTGTTCGCGCGGATCCACTGCGCGGCCTCGGCCAGCGCGGCGTAGAACGCCCGGTAGGTCTTGGGGTTCTCGTCGTGGAACTTCTGCGTGGTGTAGAGCACGTTGAAGGTCGCGGGGCCGCCCAGGATGTCGTACGAGCTGAGGATCTTGTGCACCGCCTTGTTCGCGTCCAGCGCCTGGTAGTAGAACGGCGCGCTCGAGAAGTGTGTATTGATCTCCGAGCCCCCGGCGATCAGCGCGGCCGTCGCATCGGGGTGCGGCAGGCTGACCGAGATGGCGTCGAAGCGCTTGAAGTCGCCCTGCCCGAAGACCTTGGCGGTCTCGATCTGCAGCGTGCGCGACTGGAAGCCCACGCCCGCGGCCGGCACGGCGATGCGGTCCTTGGGGCCCAAGTCCTTGAGCGTCTTCACCTGCGGGTTGTTGGTGATGAGGTAGTTGGGCAGCGAGCCCAGCGCCGCCACCGCCTTCACGTTCTGCCTGCCCTGCGTGCGGTCCCACAGCGTGAGCAGCGGCGGCACGCCGGCCGAGACCACGTCGAGCGAGCCAGCGAGCAGCGCCTCGTTCATGGCGGTGGCGCCGGAGATGCTGGCCCAGTCCACGTCGATGGCCAGGCCCTGGGCCTTGCCGTGCTTCTCGATGAGCTGCTGGTCGCGCACCACATCGAGGATCAGGTAGGCGATGCCGAACTGCTGGGCGATGCGGATGCGGCCCTCGGCGTGGGCCGCGGCGGGGCCCAGCAGGGCGATGCCCGCCAGGGCGCCAGAGAGAACGCCAGCCAGGGCACGGCGGCGCAGCGATGTCGTGGAAATAGGGGTCATAGGGGTCTCGTGCGTGCGGTGGAGTCGGTGCGGTCAGCTGCCATTGGCCGTGTGCGCGTCGTCGAAGAAGTAGTCCTGCACGGCCTTGGGCTCGTTCTTGATCGCGCCCACGCGGTGCAGGAACTGGCCCAGCCCCAGCGTGTTCTCGGGCTTCGTCTTGAACTGCACCTCGGGGTTCTGGATGATCTTGAGCAGCAGCGCGCGGTCGGTCTTGGCGCCCGTCACCTTCAGGTAGATGTCGGCCGCCTTCTCGGGGTTGGCGGCGATGAACTTCGCCGACTCATCGAGCGCATCGACGAAGGCCTTGTAGGTCTTGGGGCTCTCGTTGCGGAATTTCTCGGTGGCGTAGAGCACCGTGGCCGAGGCCGGGCCGCCCAGCACGTCGTAGGAATTGAGCACGATGCGCGCGTTGGGGTTGCCGGCCAGTTCCTGCTCCTGGAACGGCGGGTTGCCGAAGTGGCCCGTGATCTCGGTGCCGCCCTTGATGATGGCCGCCGCCGCATCGGGGTGCGGCACGGCCACCTGGATCTTGTCCAGGCGGTTGAACTCCTTGTCGCCCCACAGCTTGGCCGACGCGAACTGCAGCACGCGCGACTGCACCGACACGCCCACGGCCGGCAGCGCGATGCGGTCCTTGTCGGTGAAATCGGCAATCGTCTTCACGCTCGGGTTGTTGCTGACCAGGTAGTACGGGAAGTTGCCGAGCGAGGCCACGCCCTTCACGTTCTGGCGGCCCTTGGTGCGGTCCCACAGCGTGAACAGCGGGCCGACGCCGGCCCCCGCGATGTCGATGCTGCCGGACAGCAGCGCGTCGTTCACGGCCGATCCGCCCGAGAGCTTGAGGAACTCGACCTGGATGTCCACGCCCGCCGCCCTTCCGTGCTTCTCGATCAGCTTCTGGTCCTGCGCCACGTTGAGCAGCAGGTAGACGATGCCGAACTGCTCCGCGATGCGCAGCCGGCCTTCGGCGGCCTGGCCGATGCTTGGCGCCGCCAGCCCCGCGGCCAGCAGACCGGCGGCGGTGACAAGGGTGGCGGCCTTGCGCACGAAGCGGCGGCGCAGGGTGAAGGCGGCAGTGGCGGAACGTGGCATGGTGAAGACTCCCTCGACAGACTTAGAGTGAAAAGTGCCTCTAGCGCTTATCCATAAAGCGCCAGTAGCTATGAAATCAGAAGCACCACGCGCACCACCGACACCACCGAACGCCATCGCTCGAAGGGTCGCGGAGCAGGCTCCGTCCGGCCGCTGGCTTCGAGCAGCCTTTGGGCCAGCGCGCAATGCGTTGGAGAGTTGCGCAGGCGGCCCTGGAGCCGCAGCGCCTCAGGGGGGCGTTCCCTCGACCGTCGTGCGGTAGAGCTTGCGGCGCTCGGTGTCCGGCGTGCCCGCGGCCAGGTGCTGCACCGAGCGGTTGTCCCAGAACACAAGATCGTGCGGCTGCCACTGGTGGCGGTAGACGAACTCCGGCCGCACGCTGGCGGCGAACAACTGGGCCAGCAGATCGCGGCTTTCGTCCTCGGGCAGGCCGATGACGCGGGTGGTGAAGTGCTCGTTGACGAACAGCGCCTTGCGGCCCGTCTCCGGGTGCGTGCGCACCACGGGGTGCACGGCGGGCGCCACCTCGGCGATCTGCGCCTCGGTGAGCCGGGGACGCCACGGGCTCTTGGCACGCAGCTCTTCGTACTTGGCCAGGTAGCTGTGCTCGGCCTGCAGCGGGGCGATGGCCTGCTTCAGCGCCTCGGGCAGCGCGTCGTAGGCGGCGTGCTGGTCGGCGAACAGCGTGTCGCCGCCCTCGCCCGGCAGCTCCTGCGCGTGCAGCAGCGAGCCCAGGCTGGGCCGCTCCTTGTACGACAGGTCGGAATGCCAGAAATGGCCCGCATCGCCCAGCCCGATGGGCTGGCCGGTGGCCTCGTCCTTGATGTTGGAGACGATGAGGACCTCGGGGTGGCCGGCCAGCTGGAAGTTCTTCAGCACATGGATCTGCAGCGGCCCGAAGCGGCGGCTGAAGTCCACGTGCTGGCGCGGGGTGATGCGCTGGTCCCGGAACACCAGCACGTGGTGGTCCAGATGCGCCTGGTGCAGGCGCCGGAAGTCGGCATCGCCCAGCGGGCGGTTCAGGTCGAGCCCGACGACCTCGGCGCCCAGCGGGCCTGCGGCGCCGGGCAGCAAGCGGATCTCGAAGCCCTGCGGCGGCGCATCGTCCAGCGGATGCAAGGGCTGCAGGGGATGGGCGTCGGCATGGGACAGGACTGCGGACATGGAACAACACCTCGTTCGTTCGGGCCTGGCAGGCCCCTGAAGCGCCACTCTATGCAGCGCGCCTCATGCACGGAACGAATGATTTTTCAGTAGTTAACTACTTAAACAGCTATGAAGGCGGTGCACACGCCAGAACGGGCAGGCAGCCTTCATCGGGAGCGCGCCGTCGCGCTTACGATGGCCTGGCAGCACTCCACCCGAAGGCCCCGCATGCCCTCTTCTGCATACCACCACACGCTCGGCGGCCACCGCTGGCAGTTCGCAGACCTGCGCGACGTTCTGGCCAAGGCCAGTCCGGCACGGTCGGGCGACGCGCTGGCGGGCCTTGCCGCACAGTCTTCCGTCGAGCGCATGGCCGCGCGCCTGTGCCTGGCCGATGTGCCGCTGCGCCGGTTTCTCAGCGACGCCGTCGTGCCCTACGAGAGCGACGAGGTCACACGCCTCATCATCGACACGCACGATGCGGCGGCCTTCGCCCCCATTGCCCACCTGACCGTGGGAGGCTTTCGCGACTGGCTGCTGTCGCATGCCACCGACAGCGCCACGCTGGCCGCCACCGCGACCGGCATCACGCCGGAAATGGCGGCGGCCGTGAGCAAGCTCATGCGCAACCAGGACCTGATCGCCGTGGCGCGCAAATGCCGCGTGGTCACGCGCTTTCGCAACACCCTGGGCTTGCCGGGCCACCTGGCCGTGCGGCTGCAGCCCAACCACCCGACGGACGACCTGCGCGGCATCGCCGCGTCGATGATCGACGGGCTGCTGTACGGCGCGGGCGATGCAGTGATCGGCGTGAACCCGGCCACCGACAGCATCGCCGCGCTGACCGGTCTGGTGCATGCGCTGGCCGATGTGATCGAACGGCTGGAGATTCCCACCCAGGCGTGCGTGCTCACCCATGTGACGAACACCGTGCAGATGATCGAACAGGGCGCGCCCGTGGACCTGGTGTTCCAGTCCATCGCCGGCACGGAGGCCGCCAACAGCAGCTTCGGCGTCAGCCTGGCGCTGCTGCGCGAAGCGCGCGAGGCCGCGCTCTCGCTACGCCGCGGTGCGGATTTCAGCGATGGCGTGGGCGACCATGTGATGTATTTCGAAACCGGCCAGGGCAGCGCCCTGTCGGCCAACGCCCACCACGGGGTGGACCAGCAGACCTGCGAGGCGCGGGCCTACGCGGTGGCCCGCGCCTTCTCACCGCTGCTCACCAACACCGTGGTGGGCTTCATCGGGCCGGAATACCTGTACGACGGCAAGCAGATCATCCGCGCCGGGCTGGAGGACCATTTCTGCGGCAAGCTGCTGGGCGTGCCGCTGGGCTGCGACGTCTGCTACACCAACCACGCCGAGGCCGACTCCGACGACATGGACACGCTGCTCACGCTGCTGGGCGTGGCCGGCGTCACCTTCGTGATGGGCGTGCCAGGCGCGGACGACGTCATGCTGAACTACCAGAGCACCTCGTTCCACGATGCGCTGTACCTGCGCGACGTGCTGGGCCTGCGGCGCGCGCCCGAATTCGACGCCTGGCTGCAGCGCATGCAGCTGGCCGATGAGGCGGGACGGCTGCTGCCGGCCAGCGCCGCGCTGCCTGCGCTGGCGCGGCTGCGTCACGGCTCCCTGCCGCCACCTGCTTAGGACACTGCCATGGCTGACCGCCACACTCCCATTTCGCAGGACGCAGCACCGGATGCGGCGGCCCCCGACCCCTGGACCGACCTGCGCGCCCACACCGCTGCCCGCCTGGCGCTGGGCCGCTCCGGCAGCGCACTGCCCACCCGGGCGCTGCTGGAATTCGGCGTCGCCCATGCCCAGGCGCGGGATGCCGTACACGTGCAGCTCGATGCCGATGTGTTGGCGCACACCCTGCAGGCACAGGGCTGCGACACACTGCAGGTGGCCAGCGCCGCCGCCGACCGCGCCACCTACCTGCTGCGGCCCGACCTGGGCCGGCACCTGGGCGCCGCCGATGCCGAGCGGCTGCGCGCCGAAAACGTAGGGAGTTCCCATCCCACCGGGCCGGACGGCTGCGACCTGCTGCTGGTAGCGGCCGACGGCCTCTCGTCCGCTGCCGTGGCGCACCATGCCGCGCCACTGGTGCAGGCCATCCGCGCGCAGGCGCCGGGCGGCTGGCGCATCGGCCCGGTGGTGATTGCCACCGAGGCGCGCGTGGCGCTGGGCGACGAAGTGGGAGCGCTGCTGGGGGCCCGCCTGGTGGCGGTCTTGATCGGCGAGCGGCCGGGCCTGTCGGCGCCGGACAGCCTGGGCATCTACCTGACCTGGCATCCGCGGGTGGGGCGCCACGATGCGCAGCGCAACTGCATCTCCAACGTGCGCCCCGAAGGCCTGCCCGTGCAGGCCGCCGCCGCCAGGCTGTGGTGGCTGTGCCAGGAAGCGCGGCGGCTCGGCCTTACCGGCATCGGGCTCAAGGACCGCAGCGATGCGGCCGTGGTGACCGGCGCGGCGGGAGGCGCGCCGCTTCCGCGCCGGCCACAACAGGGATCGGAGAGCGGGGACCGTTGATCCGCTCCGCCGCCCCGCGGACCATCACGCGGCGCTCAAAGCCGGTGCGACCGGTCGCCCCGCGCAAAGCCCATGGGTTCCCACGGCTCGCCCACGCCCAGGGCCAGCACCTTGAACAGTTCGCCCATTTCGTGTTCCATCATCAATTTGGCCGCTTGTGCCCGTTCCGCCTGCGCCAGCAGCTCCAGATTCGATAGCAGACCGCTGTTGATGAGAAAGTGCGCCTGCGTGGTGTAGCCCAGCACGTTCAGGCCCGCGTCCTGCGCGGCCAGCGCCATGGCGGTGAAGTTGACGTGGGCCGTGATGTCCTTCAGGCCCACATCGGCCAGCGGGTCGCTGTCGGCCAGATGGCCGCGGTGGCACATCACCGTGCCCATGTGGCGCTGCGGGTGGTAGTACTCGCTCTCGCCGAAGCCGTAGTCGATGAGGAAGGCCGCGCCGCGCGTGAGGCGCTGCGCCAGCGTGCGGAGGAAACCTTCGCCCTGGGCGTGCGTCTCGGTCAGGTAGTCCTGCGGGCCCTCCGGCTCCACGGGCGGGCGCAGCGCGGTCGGGCGGTCGGCCCACACGAAGGCGCCGTTCTCGAACGCCACGCCGCGCTCGTGCCATACGCCCGTGCCGGCCCCGCCGTGGCGGGCCAGCAACTGCACGGGCATGGCGTCCAGCACCTCGTTGCCCACGACCACGCCCTGAAAGGTGTCCGGCAGCCGGTCTGCCCAGACCACACGGTCGCCATAGGCCGACAACGCCACCTGCTGGCGTGCGCGCAGGCTGCCCGACAGGTCGACGATGGTGTAGCGCCGCACGCGCTCGCCCAGGCTGCCGAGCAACTGGCCGGCCAGCGCACCGGAGCCGGCGCCGAACTCCCAGACCTCGTCGGTCTGGGTCACGTCGAGCGCCTCGCGCACCTGGTTTGCCAGCGTCTGGCCGAAGACGGGCGAGAGCTCGGGCGCGGTCACGAAGTCGCTGCCGGAGTCAGGCATAGCGCCGAACTTGGTGCTGTCATTGGCGTAGTAGCCCAGGCCCGGCGTGTACAGCGCCAACTCCATGAAGCGGTCGAAGCCGATCCAGCCGCCTGCGTCTGCAATGGCCTGGGCGATCTGCGCCTGCAGGGCGCTCGATAAAATGTCAGGTTCTGTCGTCACGACGCCGATTGTCCCCCATGCCCTCTACTTCCCGCCCCCGCACCGTGCTGGTGACCGGCGCCGCCCGGCGTCTGGGCCGCGCGATCGCGCTCGCGCTGGCGGCCGGCGGCTGGCAGGTGGCCGTGCACTACCGCCAATCGGAGCAGGATGCTATTGAAACAGTAGCTGAATGCGCAATACTGGCGGGCGCCAGCGCCCATTTTGATGCAGATTTCGAGGACGAGGATGCCATCCGCACCCTGCTGCCCCGGGTGGTGGCGCACTTCGGCGCGGTGGATGCCGTCGTCAACAGCGCATCGCTCTTCGAGCACGACGACGCGGCCAGCTTCGGTTTCGCGCGTCTGGAGCAGCACCTGCGCAGCAACACAGCCGCCCCCATCCTGCTGGCCCAGGCCCTGCACGCCCACGTGGGCGCGCGCGCGGCCGCCGGCGACGCCGACGCGCACGGCGCCGTCGTCAACCTGCTGGACCAGAAGCTCTGGAACCAGAATCCCGACTTCCTGAGCTACACCCTCTCCAAGGCCGCGCTGGAAGCCGCGGGCACCATGCTGGCGCTGGCGCTGGCGCCGCGGGTGCGCGTGGTGGGCGTCGCACCCGGCCTGACGCTGACCAGCCACATGCTGGAAGATGAGAAGTTCCGCCAGCTGCACGCGCTGAGCCCGCTGGGCCGCTCGTCCACGGCCGAGGACGTGGCCGCGACCGTCAAGTTCGCGCTGGAGAACCGTTCCATCACCGGCACCACGCTGCTGGTGGACGGCGGCCAGCACCTGATGCGCTTCGAGCGCGATTTTTCCCTGATGTGAGCGCACGCTCGCACCACCAACCCCAGCCCATCACCATGTACAACGCCGCAGGGACGCAGATCCTCAAGCTGACCGGATTGCGCTTCGATGCCAATCTGGGCATCCTGGCGCACGAGAAGACTGCGCCCCAGCCCATCCAGGTCGATGCCGAGCTGAACCTGGGCACCCAGCCCCTGGCGCCGCGCGACGACGACATCCGCCATGTGCTGGACTACCGCAAGGTGCGCCAGATCATCATCGACGAGTGCACGGCCGAGCACGTGAACCTGCTGGAGAGCCTGATCGGCAAGCTGGCCCAGCGGCTGATGCAGCTGCCCGGTGTGCTGGGCGTGCGGGTCAAGATCGCCAAGCTCGAAATTTTTGACGACTGCGAAGTGGCCATTCGCGTCGAAACCGGACAGTGGTAACTCCCATGAATGCAATCCTGAACGGCGACTGGATCGCCGAAACCCCTGAAGCCTCCGCCCCTGCCGGTGCAACCGATGCGGCTGTGCCCCAGGGCAACCGCCTGAAGATCGAGCGCGAGGCCCACAAGCTCGAGAAGCGCCTGTGCCGCGAGGTGGGCAAGGCCATCGTCGACTTCAACATGATCGAAGAAGGCGACAAGGTCATGGTGTGCATGTCCGGCGGCAAGGACAGCTACACCCTGCTGGACATCCTCATCCGCCTGCAGAAGCGCGCGCCCATCCACTTCGACCTGGTGGCGGTGAACCTCGACCAGAAGCAGCCTGGCTTCCCCGAGCACATCCTGCCGGAGTACCTGGCCAGCACCGGCGTGCCGTTCCACATCGAGAACGAGGACACCTACAGCATCGTCAAGCGCCTGATCCCCGAGGGCAAGACCACCTGCAGCCTGTGCAGCCGCCTGCGCCGGGGCATC from Paracidovorax wautersii includes:
- a CDS encoding SDR family oxidoreductase; the protein is MPSTSRPRTVLVTGAARRLGRAIALALAAGGWQVAVHYRQSEQDAIETVAECAILAGASAHFDADFEDEDAIRTLLPRVVAHFGAVDAVVNSASLFEHDDAASFGFARLEQHLRSNTAAPILLAQALHAHVGARAAAGDADAHGAVVNLLDQKLWNQNPDFLSYTLSKAALEAAGTMLALALAPRVRVVGVAPGLTLTSHMLEDEKFRQLHALSPLGRSSTAEDVAATVKFALENRSITGTTLLVDGGQHLMRFERDFSLM
- a CDS encoding ABC transporter ATP-binding protein, producing MAAADARAVSEVPALRSSPWHRALLEQVEDEVGGPALWTGAPREGHAGTVPSGQQEAAAAAPALGAPLLRVDGVSIDYRTHERVVRATHRVAFDVHGADRFVLLGASGCGKSTLLKSIAGFIAPTEGRILLGGQAVTRPGPDRVVVFQEFDQLPPWKTVRENVMFPLLASRQVGRAEAAERAALYLDKVGLTKFADVHPHQLSGGMKQRVAIARALAMQPRVLLMDEPFAALDALTRRRMQEELLALWDEFRFTLIFVTHSIEEALVVGNRIAILSPHPGRLRAEINSHQFGLHSLGGTAFQATAQRIHRLLFDEPAAGADAHAAPGSVAADAALVARSPAGQHLPFRISV
- a CDS encoding TauD/TfdA family dioxygenase, with amino-acid sequence MSAVLSHADAHPLQPLHPLDDAPPQGFEIRLLPGAAGPLGAEVVGLDLNRPLGDADFRRLHQAHLDHHVLVFRDQRITPRQHVDFSRRFGPLQIHVLKNFQLAGHPEVLIVSNIKDEATGQPIGLGDAGHFWHSDLSYKERPSLGSLLHAQELPGEGGDTLFADQHAAYDALPEALKQAIAPLQAEHSYLAKYEELRAKSPWRPRLTEAQIAEVAPAVHPVVRTHPETGRKALFVNEHFTTRVIGLPEDESRDLLAQLFAASVRPEFVYRHQWQPHDLVFWDNRSVQHLAAGTPDTERRKLYRTTVEGTPP
- a CDS encoding ABC transporter substrate-binding protein, coding for MTPISTTSLRRRALAGVLSGALAGIALLGPAAAHAEGRIRIAQQFGIAYLILDVVRDQQLIEKHGKAQGLAIDVDWASISGATAMNEALLAGSLDVVSAGVPPLLTLWDRTQGRQNVKAVAALGSLPNYLITNNPQVKTLKDLGPKDRIAVPAAGVGFQSRTLQIETAKVFGQGDFKRFDAISVSLPHPDATAALIAGGSEINTHFSSAPFYYQALDANKAVHKILSSYDILGGPATFNVLYTTQKFHDENPKTYRAFYAALAEAAQWIRANKAQAADTFIRVQKSKLSPEFVRKIVEDPENDFTIVPHRTFVYAQELHKIGVLKNQAASWKDYFFAEAHGDGGS
- a CDS encoding ABC transporter substrate-binding protein: MPRSATAAFTLRRRFVRKAATLVTAAGLLAAGLAAPSIGQAAEGRLRIAEQFGIVYLLLNVAQDQKLIEKHGRAAGVDIQVEFLKLSGGSAVNDALLSGSIDIAGAGVGPLFTLWDRTKGRQNVKGVASLGNFPYYLVSNNPSVKTIADFTDKDRIALPAVGVSVQSRVLQFASAKLWGDKEFNRLDKIQVAVPHPDAAAAIIKGGTEITGHFGNPPFQEQELAGNPNARIVLNSYDVLGGPASATVLYATEKFRNESPKTYKAFVDALDESAKFIAANPEKAADIYLKVTGAKTDRALLLKIIQNPEVQFKTKPENTLGLGQFLHRVGAIKNEPKAVQDYFFDDAHTANGS
- a CDS encoding dihydroneopterin aldolase, with amino-acid sequence MYNAAGTQILKLTGLRFDANLGILAHEKTAPQPIQVDAELNLGTQPLAPRDDDIRHVLDYRKVRQIIIDECTAEHVNLLESLIGKLAQRLMQLPGVLGVRVKIAKLEIFDDCEVAIRVETGQW
- a CDS encoding class I SAM-dependent methyltransferase, with protein sequence MTTEPDILSSALQAQIAQAIADAGGWIGFDRFMELALYTPGLGYYANDSTKFGAMPDSGSDFVTAPELSPVFGQTLANQVREALDVTQTDEVWEFGAGSGALAGQLLGSLGERVRRYTIVDLSGSLRARQQVALSAYGDRVVWADRLPDTFQGVVVGNEVLDAMPVQLLARHGGAGTGVWHERGVAFENGAFVWADRPTALRPPVEPEGPQDYLTETHAQGEGFLRTLAQRLTRGAAFLIDYGFGESEYYHPQRHMGTVMCHRGHLADSDPLADVGLKDITAHVNFTAMALAAQDAGLNVLGYTTQAHFLINSGLLSNLELLAQAERAQAAKLMMEHEMGELFKVLALGVGEPWEPMGFARGDRSHRL
- the eutC gene encoding ethanolamine ammonia-lyase subunit EutC, with product MADRHTPISQDAAPDAAAPDPWTDLRAHTAARLALGRSGSALPTRALLEFGVAHAQARDAVHVQLDADVLAHTLQAQGCDTLQVASAAADRATYLLRPDLGRHLGAADAERLRAENVGSSHPTGPDGCDLLLVAADGLSSAAVAHHAAPLVQAIRAQAPGGWRIGPVVIATEARVALGDEVGALLGARLVAVLIGERPGLSAPDSLGIYLTWHPRVGRHDAQRNCISNVRPEGLPVQAAAARLWWLCQEARRLGLTGIGLKDRSDAAVVTGAAGGAPLPRRPQQGSESGDR
- a CDS encoding ethanolamine ammonia-lyase subunit EutB; translated protein: MPSSAYHHTLGGHRWQFADLRDVLAKASPARSGDALAGLAAQSSVERMAARLCLADVPLRRFLSDAVVPYESDEVTRLIIDTHDAAAFAPIAHLTVGGFRDWLLSHATDSATLAATATGITPEMAAAVSKLMRNQDLIAVARKCRVVTRFRNTLGLPGHLAVRLQPNHPTDDLRGIAASMIDGLLYGAGDAVIGVNPATDSIAALTGLVHALADVIERLEIPTQACVLTHVTNTVQMIEQGAPVDLVFQSIAGTEAANSSFGVSLALLREAREAALSLRRGADFSDGVGDHVMYFETGQGSALSANAHHGVDQQTCEARAYAVARAFSPLLTNTVVGFIGPEYLYDGKQIIRAGLEDHFCGKLLGVPLGCDVCYTNHAEADSDDMDTLLTLLGVAGVTFVMGVPGADDVMLNYQSTSFHDALYLRDVLGLRRAPEFDAWLQRMQLADEAGRLLPASAALPALARLRHGSLPPPA